In Spiroplasma clarkii, the DNA window ACCAATAATCATGTGAAATGAAAAAATAAGGTAGCAAAACCTGAAAAGGTTGGTAAATACCCAAACTTGTTAACTGATCCTGAAAATTTTGATAAGTATGGTGATGTTTTTTCAGTAGACATAACAGAAAAGGAATTCAATGGTGAAAGATACTATACCTGTGGTTTTTATCATATTAAAATGAAAAAAATATTTGGTTTAGTAACAGAAAAAAATAAAGGGAATCAACTTGTAGAAAAATCATTTCTAAAAATGACTGATGAATTTGGTGTCTTCTTGCCAAACAGTGTAATACACTCAGATAATGGTTCTGAATTTAAAGCATATAATTATAAGTTGATGCTAATGTACTTTAATTTGATTCCAAGCATGTCAAGAATAGCCAAGTCTACAGATAATGGTTGGATTGAAGGGTTTTGATCAGTTTTTAAAAGAGAATGCTTAAAAGAAAATTACTGTTATAAAGGACTTGCTGAGTATCAGCTAAATGCAAGTTTATATCAAAAATTTTACAATTATGTGAGAATAAAGTTGTAAAATATGTGTGTCCGGAAAAAGGTTACCTGTCAATATAATTTTAAAGTAAAAAAATTTTTAAAGTTTCAACATATAAGTTGAAAATATTGTAAACTATACTTATACAATAGATATTTAAGTTCTAAAATTTAAATATGCTTATATAAAAAATTTGAAAATTGATTTAATGAAACAAATCATATTTTTTTTAAATAAGTTTAGAAAGGACATGAATTAATGTGTGCATAAAATTAGATAAAAAAATAAAGTTAAAGTCAAAAAGCTCTCAAGAATTAGATTTACATATAAGTACAAATATTACCTATATATATGGAAGTAATGGTTCAGGCAAAACCACAATTTCTCAACAATTAGACAATATTTCCGAATTAGAAAATAGCAATGTTGGTGAGATATTTTTTACATTTAGTGAAAACTACATAAATAGTGTTATCTTAAATTTTAAAGAAGATGGAACTATAAAAATTCCTGCAAAATTACAAGAAATAAAAAGTAGATTTTTTGTTAATGAAGATTTAAAAAAAATAGGTGTTGCAAAGGATAAAATTTATGAGATAGGTATTGATAAAGATGCTTTTATTAATGCCTTTAATGAATGAAAAAATGCAAGCACTTTTAATGAATTGAAAAACTTGACGAAGATAAATTTGGAAGTAATAAGAGAGTTAGAAAATAACTTATTAGAAGAAATGAAAAAAAATTTAAGTCTAATATTTCAAAGCAAAATGCATATGGCAATGTAAAAAAACCTGTAGATACACTCGTGAAATTCATAGAAAATTCTTATTTAGACTATATAAGTTATGATGATATTTATTCACTATCAAATCAAATTGATGAGAATGAATTTGAAAGTGAAGTAATAAAAATTTTTCACAGTACTTTAGTTGACAGATTTAATAATAAAGTAATTGACCCACTATCAAAGTGCTTAAGCACCTCATATACAAAAATTGGTAATCTAATTGAAAACTATAATGAATTATTAGATAGTGAACATAATTATGAGATATGTATGTCAGAAATAAGCAAAGTACTAGAAAGAAATAGCGATACAAAAATAGATTTAAGAAATAAAGATATGATAGGTATCAATGAATGGTGTGAGGCAGGTACTAAAATCCATAAAAATTTGGGAATTGAAAAGACTTGCCTATATTGCTCAAATAAGAGGGATTCTGATAATAGTACAATAATTGATAATGTTAATAAAATTTTATCTAATAGAATTGAAGAAACAAAAAATAAAGTTAATGTTACAATCAAACAAACCATTGGGGAAATTTGTGGAATTGCAATGGAACTTTTTGCTAGCGAGATATATCAACCAATTTTTGCTAGCATTTTATCTAAAGAAGTTAGATTATTGGATAAATTCATAGCTGAATATTTGAGTCAAGTAATTGATATTGATAGAAATATTCAAGATAATATTAAAATTTATTTGGAATGTGAATCTAACAAAAATTTTGATTGTATAAAAGTTAATGAAAGTAACATAAATGAAAATATCTTTAAAAAATTTTTAAAAGATAAGATAGAATGCATAAAGCCAATAATGCAAAATAAATTGTTTTATTTTGAAAAAAAAGAATTAAATAAACATATAACTAATTTAGAAAAAAAGGAATTAGAAGTTATTGCAAATAAAATTAATCTGCAATTCGAAGAAATGGATAAATTGAATATCAATCCTTTTGGACTAAAGGTAATAATCAAACCATCAACAGCTATAACTAATACTGAATATAAACCATTATTGGATATTGTTGATTCTAATAACAAAAGCATTGTCGATTCAATAAGTTATGGACAAAGAAATTTGGTTGCACTAATGTTTTACCTTGTTGAACTTATGGAATTAAAGAATAATTTCTCTAAAAAACAAATTTTTGCTGTTCTTGATGATGTTGTAGATGGCTCAGATCTGTATTCATATTTTATTATAAAATGATTAATTAGAAAATATATTGGGAAAAATGATATAAATTTAGTAATTCTCACACACAATTACTATTTTTCAAATATTTATTTACAACAAACAGAGAATAAAGATTACATTAAAATGTTTGTTTTAACAAATGCAAAATTAATTGAAATAGATCATAGAATATTCAATATGTCAGATAATTTGTTATTGCTTATTTTATTAAAACTAATACCAGAAATTAAACTTGGTGATAGAGAGTTAATAATTGGATCATTTATAGTTATTCTTTTGAAGGTTATTGAAGTAAAACTTGTTGAAAAGTTACAATGGGAAACTAGTGATTTTATAAACTATACAGATGAAATATATAAGAAATTTAAATCAGAATTAAATAATGAAAAATATGGTGAATTGGTAAGTAAATTTATTTCTTTAAAGGATTTTATATATTATAGGTGGAAAAATAATCTTAAAGAACTTGAAAATAAAAAAATAGATATTCTAGATTTAATGGGGGCAGCAGAAAATTGCAAAGTTATAGAAAATATTTTAAGAGATTTTGAAGAAATAGTGAACAATTCAAAGTTAGATTTTAACATAAATTTTTGAGACAAAAATTTAAATGATGAATCT includes these proteins:
- a CDS encoding DDE-type integrase/transposase/recombinase, producing MKQGKPRVRYYDHDFYLNIEQSFIDSGKTYGCKRIAIDLLTKGIAKSSHKKILRYFKMRSISTNNHVKWKNKVAKPEKVGKYPNLLTDPENFDKYGDVFSVDITEKEFNGERYYTCGFYHIKMKKIFGLVTEKNKGNQLVEKSFLKMTDEFGVFLPNSVIHSDNGSEFKAYNYKLMLMYFNLIPSMSRIAKSTDNGWIEGFWSVFKRECLKENYCYKGLAEYQLNASLYQKFYNYVRIKL